One region of Mycolicibacterium rhodesiae NBB3 genomic DNA includes:
- a CDS encoding SDR family NAD(P)-dependent oxidoreductase, which produces MSKWTTAQIPDQTGRIAVITGANTGLGYETAAALAAKGAHVVLAVRNLDKGKDAARRVEATSPGARVDLVELDLTSLASVRAAADALNSAHDKIDLLINNAGVMFTPKTATKDGFELQFGTNHLGHFAFTGLLLDRVLAAPGSRVVTVSSTGHRLIEAIRFDDLQWERSYNRFRAYGQSKLANLLFTYELQRRLQGTNTIAAAAHPGGSNTELMRNLPRLVQPLTALARPLFQGADMGALPTLRAATDPGVLGGQYFGPDGFAEQRGYATLVSSNRASHDVAAQQRLWTVSEELTGVVFPV; this is translated from the coding sequence ATGTCCAAATGGACAACTGCGCAGATTCCCGATCAGACCGGGCGCATCGCGGTGATCACCGGCGCCAACACCGGACTGGGATACGAAACCGCTGCCGCACTCGCCGCCAAGGGTGCGCACGTCGTACTCGCCGTGCGCAACCTCGACAAAGGCAAGGACGCGGCACGCCGCGTCGAAGCAACCAGCCCGGGCGCACGGGTCGATTTGGTCGAACTCGACCTGACCTCTCTGGCTTCGGTCCGCGCCGCGGCCGACGCACTGAATTCCGCGCACGACAAGATCGACCTGCTGATCAACAACGCGGGGGTCATGTTCACCCCCAAGACCGCGACCAAGGACGGCTTCGAATTACAGTTCGGCACAAACCATCTGGGCCACTTCGCCTTCACCGGCCTGCTCCTCGACCGGGTACTGGCGGCGCCGGGCTCCCGCGTGGTGACGGTCAGCAGCACTGGCCATCGCCTCATCGAGGCCATCCGCTTCGACGATCTGCAATGGGAACGCTCCTACAACCGATTCCGCGCCTACGGGCAGTCCAAGCTGGCGAACCTGCTGTTCACCTACGAATTGCAACGGCGACTGCAGGGCACCAACACGATCGCAGCAGCGGCGCATCCCGGCGGGTCGAACACGGAGCTGATGCGTAATCTGCCCCGGCTGGTACAGCCGTTGACAGCACTGGCCCGTCCGCTCTTCCAAGGCGCGGACATGGGTGCGCTGCCCACGCTGCGGGCGGCAACCGATCCGGGTGTGCTCGGCGGGCAGTACTTCGGCCCCGACGGATTCGCCGAACAGCGCGGCTACGCCACGCTCGTGTCGTCCAATCGCGCGTCACACGATGTCGCCGCGCAGCAGCGGCTGTGGACGGTGTCCGAAGAGCTGACCGGAGTCGTCTTCCCCGTCTAG
- a CDS encoding excinuclease ABC subunit UvrA codes for MANKSDPGNGDIDPCVRVYGTQVHNLRSVDVAAPRDALVVFTGISGSGKSSLAFGTIYAEAQRRYFESVAPYARRLLLPAGAPKVDDITGLPPAVALQQRRGAATSRSTVGTVTTLSNLLRMLFSRAGTYPRGVTERLDSDAFSPNTAIGACPECHGLGRIHRVTEETLVPDPSLTIREGAVAAWPGAWQGQNLRDILVTLGYDIDKPWRKLTKRQRDWILFTDDQPTVEIDPGQHPVQADYYYNGTFSSAERHVRHTLANSQSAMMRRRVLQFVDSVECPLCHGSGLRPEALQVTFAGRTIADYAAMPLADLAATLAPVAARTDATAAYESTSSGELTEVATMIAADLVARLGVLIELGLGYLTLNRRTPTVSPGELQRLRLATQLRAGLFGVLYVLDEPSAGLHPADAEPLLDVLDRLRRAGNSLFVVEHDMDVVRRADWIVDVGPGAGEQGGDVLYSGPVPGLADVEASVTRRYLFDEASPSARQPRARSGLLRMEGIRFHNLKNLQVDLPLGVYVAVTGVSGSGKSTLVVKVLGDVVQRHLGAGRADGQGDVDDDSGDAEIVDLDHDASVGVTVEGIEEIRRLVSVDQRPIGRTPRSTLATYTGLFDAVRREFAATPKARRRGWTAGRFSFNVADGRCPTCQGEGFVSVELLFLPGTYATCPECKGARYNDATLEVRYRDRTIADVLAMTVDEAGDFFTDVASAARSLTTLREVGLGYLRLGQPATELSGGEAQRIKLAAELQRPQRRHTLYVLDEPSTGLHPADVDLLDRQLHRLVDGGSTVVVAEHDMRMVAGADWVIDLGPGAGTDGGRVVAEGPPSKVARAKNSRTAPYLAAAIPRDSCRS; via the coding sequence ATGGCGAACAAATCCGATCCCGGCAACGGCGACATCGATCCCTGCGTGCGCGTGTACGGGACGCAGGTGCACAACTTACGGAGTGTCGACGTGGCGGCGCCGCGCGACGCGCTGGTCGTGTTCACCGGTATCTCCGGCTCAGGCAAGTCGTCGCTGGCCTTCGGCACGATCTACGCCGAGGCGCAACGCCGCTACTTCGAGTCCGTGGCTCCCTACGCCCGCCGGCTACTGCTGCCCGCCGGAGCGCCGAAAGTGGACGACATCACCGGGCTGCCCCCCGCTGTCGCACTGCAGCAACGACGGGGTGCCGCGACGTCGCGATCCACCGTCGGCACCGTGACCACCCTGTCGAACCTGCTGCGGATGCTGTTCTCCCGTGCCGGGACCTATCCGCGCGGGGTCACCGAACGACTGGATTCCGACGCGTTCTCCCCGAACACCGCGATCGGGGCCTGCCCGGAGTGCCACGGACTCGGCCGGATCCATCGGGTGACCGAGGAGACGCTTGTTCCGGACCCGTCGCTGACGATCCGCGAAGGCGCGGTCGCCGCCTGGCCGGGTGCGTGGCAGGGGCAGAACCTGCGGGACATCCTCGTCACGCTGGGTTACGACATCGACAAGCCATGGCGCAAACTCACCAAGCGGCAACGCGATTGGATTCTCTTCACCGACGACCAGCCGACCGTCGAGATCGATCCGGGTCAGCACCCCGTGCAGGCCGACTACTACTACAACGGCACGTTTTCCAGTGCCGAGCGCCACGTCCGGCACACGCTGGCCAACTCGCAGAGCGCGATGATGCGCCGGCGGGTGCTGCAGTTCGTCGACAGTGTCGAGTGTCCTCTGTGCCACGGTTCCGGACTTCGCCCCGAAGCCCTGCAGGTGACGTTCGCCGGGCGGACGATCGCCGACTACGCGGCCATGCCGTTGGCTGATCTCGCAGCCACGTTGGCTCCGGTGGCCGCTCGGACCGATGCCACCGCCGCGTACGAGTCCACGTCGTCGGGTGAGCTGACGGAGGTGGCAACGATGATCGCCGCGGACCTCGTGGCACGCCTCGGGGTGCTCATCGAGCTCGGTCTTGGCTACCTGACCCTCAACCGCCGCACCCCGACGGTCTCGCCGGGGGAACTGCAGCGACTGCGGTTGGCCACCCAACTGCGCGCCGGCTTGTTCGGCGTGCTCTATGTCCTCGACGAGCCGTCGGCAGGATTGCATCCCGCCGACGCCGAGCCGTTGCTCGATGTACTCGATCGCTTGCGGCGGGCGGGCAATTCGTTGTTCGTGGTCGAGCACGACATGGACGTGGTGCGCCGCGCGGACTGGATCGTCGACGTCGGGCCGGGCGCGGGAGAACAAGGTGGGGACGTGCTCTACAGCGGGCCGGTGCCTGGCCTCGCCGACGTCGAAGCGTCGGTCACTCGCAGGTACCTCTTCGACGAAGCGTCCCCGTCGGCTCGTCAACCCCGAGCCCGAAGTGGCCTGCTCCGGATGGAAGGGATCCGCTTTCACAACCTGAAGAACCTCCAGGTGGACCTGCCGCTGGGCGTATACGTCGCGGTCACCGGTGTATCCGGATCGGGCAAGTCGACGCTCGTCGTGAAGGTTCTCGGCGACGTAGTACAGCGCCATCTCGGGGCGGGGCGCGCAGACGGGCAGGGGGATGTCGACGACGACAGTGGCGACGCCGAGATCGTCGACCTCGATCACGACGCCAGCGTCGGCGTGACGGTCGAGGGGATCGAAGAGATCCGTCGGCTTGTGTCGGTCGATCAGCGACCGATCGGGCGGACCCCACGCTCGACGCTGGCGACCTACACCGGCTTGTTCGACGCCGTCCGTCGTGAGTTCGCCGCAACCCCGAAGGCCAGGCGCCGCGGCTGGACCGCGGGCAGGTTCTCGTTCAATGTGGCCGACGGCCGGTGCCCGACCTGTCAGGGCGAGGGGTTCGTATCCGTCGAATTGTTGTTTCTCCCAGGCACATACGCCACCTGTCCGGAGTGCAAAGGGGCGCGCTACAACGACGCGACTCTCGAAGTGCGGTACCGCGACCGGACCATCGCCGACGTGCTCGCGATGACCGTCGACGAGGCTGGCGACTTCTTCACCGACGTCGCGAGTGCGGCGCGCAGCCTGACCACGTTGCGAGAAGTCGGACTCGGATACCTCCGTCTCGGTCAGCCCGCGACCGAGTTGTCAGGCGGCGAAGCCCAGCGCATCAAGCTGGCCGCAGAGCTGCAGCGGCCGCAACGAAGGCACACCCTCTACGTGCTCGACGAGCCGAGCACAGGGCTGCACCCCGCAGACGTCGATCTGCTCGATCGGCAATTGCACCGACTGGTCGACGGCGGTAGCACCGTCGTGGTGGCCGAACATGACATGCGGATGGTCGCGGGTGCGGACTGGGTCATCGATCTGGGTCCGGGCGCAGGCACCGACGGGGGCAGGGTGGTGGCCGAGGGGCCACCGTCGAAGGTGGCGCGCGCCAAGAACAGCCGCACGGCCCCGTATCTGGCGGCGGCTATTCCACGAGATAGTTGTCGTTCTTGA
- a CDS encoding BTAD domain-containing putative transcriptional regulator, which translates to MPQRGPGFGLLGPLQLSVDGTVVPIGTPKQRAVLAFLVMNRNRPMAADSVINAVWGEDAPSEARASLHAYVSNLRRLLTTAGVDGKNMLEKVSPGYRLNVEEMEVDLGRFIHEKNKGVQAATEGRYNDASRHYTTALAQWRGDVLEDLRAFDFVSVFATAMAEDRIATHIALAESEIACGRAKNMISDMERLVSDHPFREPAWEQLMIAYYLSARQSDALDAYRRLKTILADELGIDPSPPLRQLHERILRQEPMDPAPQSENTITRTFISLANQSAINTGKSRAQLRSAATGECFPVKGTATRIGRRSDNDIVLNDPRVSRHHAVIIDTGTSFMLIDARSANGVELNHSRVRGSGPLVDGCHVRIGELDFRFEIEAR; encoded by the coding sequence ATGCCGCAGAGGGGCCCTGGATTCGGTCTTCTCGGGCCGTTGCAGCTGTCGGTCGACGGCACCGTGGTGCCTATCGGCACGCCCAAGCAACGGGCGGTGCTGGCATTCCTGGTGATGAATCGCAACCGGCCGATGGCCGCGGACTCTGTGATCAACGCCGTCTGGGGTGAGGACGCCCCGTCGGAAGCCCGCGCCAGCCTGCACGCCTACGTGTCCAATCTGCGGCGGCTGCTCACCACGGCCGGCGTCGACGGTAAGAACATGCTCGAGAAGGTGTCGCCCGGATACCGGCTGAACGTCGAAGAGATGGAAGTCGACCTCGGGCGGTTCATCCACGAGAAGAACAAGGGTGTCCAGGCCGCGACCGAAGGCCGCTACAACGATGCGAGCAGGCACTACACCACGGCACTGGCCCAGTGGCGCGGCGATGTGCTCGAGGACCTTCGCGCCTTCGACTTCGTCTCCGTCTTCGCCACAGCGATGGCCGAGGACAGGATCGCCACCCACATCGCGCTGGCCGAATCCGAGATCGCCTGCGGGCGGGCCAAGAACATGATCTCCGACATGGAACGGCTGGTGTCCGATCACCCGTTCCGGGAGCCGGCCTGGGAACAGCTGATGATCGCGTACTACCTGTCCGCGCGGCAGTCGGATGCCCTCGACGCGTACCGGCGGTTGAAGACGATTCTGGCCGACGAGCTCGGTATCGATCCGAGCCCGCCGCTGCGGCAGTTGCACGAACGGATCCTGCGGCAGGAGCCGATGGACCCGGCGCCGCAATCCGAGAACACCATCACCCGCACCTTCATCAGCCTGGCGAACCAGAGCGCGATCAACACCGGCAAGTCGCGCGCGCAACTGCGATCCGCGGCCACCGGCGAGTGCTTTCCGGTGAAGGGGACGGCCACCCGGATCGGACGGCGGTCCGACAACGACATCGTCCTCAACGATCCGCGGGTCAGCCGCCATCACGCGGTGATCATCGACACCGGCACCAGTTTCATGCTCATCGATGCCCGGTCGGCCAACGGGGTCGAGCTGAATCACAGCCGAGTTCGTGGAAGTGGTCCGCTCGTCGACGGATGCCACGTGCGGATCGGCGAACTGGATTTCCGCTTCGAGATCGAGGCCCGCTAG
- a CDS encoding cupin domain-containing protein, translating to MSLWDPRNVPPYPPVRYTKDEPEVSARLRRGTNPPDYDSFGLVKYHYLANQQSTDGDYGLYRVEIAARGGGPGPHFHRTMSEAFFVISGSVRLYDGNDWVDGNPNDFLYVPPGGIHGFRNEADAPAALLMLFAPGAPREAYFEGFEHLAELSDEERAEWFVKNDNYLVE from the coding sequence ATGTCACTCTGGGATCCACGAAACGTGCCACCGTATCCGCCAGTCCGGTACACCAAGGACGAGCCGGAGGTCAGTGCCCGGCTGCGGCGCGGGACCAACCCCCCGGACTACGACTCGTTCGGTCTCGTGAAGTACCACTACCTCGCGAACCAGCAGTCCACCGACGGTGACTACGGGCTGTACCGCGTCGAGATCGCCGCACGCGGCGGCGGACCGGGACCGCATTTTCACCGCACGATGTCCGAAGCCTTCTTCGTGATCTCGGGCAGCGTCCGGCTCTACGACGGCAACGACTGGGTCGACGGGAATCCCAACGACTTTCTCTACGTTCCGCCCGGCGGCATTCACGGCTTCCGCAACGAAGCCGACGCACCCGCTGCGCTGTTGATGCTGTTCGCTCCCGGCGCCCCTCGGGAGGCCTACTTCGAAGGCTTCGAGCACCTCGCCGAGCTGTCCGACGAGGAACGCGCCGAGTGGTTCGTCAAGAACGACAACTATCTCGTGGAATAG
- a CDS encoding DEAD/DEAH box helicase: MRAYAAPDTQALRGWQRRALVRYLAAAPRDFLAVATPGSGKTAFALRVAAELLGEGVVNKITVVVPTEHLKIQWATAAARVGIALDPKFSNSSAQTSSEYHGVVVTYAQVAKHPSRHRVRTENHRTLVVFDEIHHGGDAKSWGDAIREAFGDATRRLSLTGTPFRSDDSPIPFVNYERGADGLMHSQADHTYGYSDALADGVVRPVVFMAYSSESRWRDSAGEEHSARLGEPLSAEQTARAWRTALNPAGEWMPAVIAAADKRLQQKRQHVPDAGGMIIASDQTAARAYAELLTRLTGEAPTVVLSDDKGSSDRISQYSEGTSRWLVAVRMVSEGVDVPRLAVGVYATSASTPLFFAQVIGRFVRSRRSGETASVFLPSVPNLLLLASEMEAQRNHVLGRPHRESDGLDDELIVDAQQQKDESTDLDNGFEMLGADAELDQVIFDGSSFGTATPAGSEEEADFLGIPGLLDATQMRDLLRRRQEEQLDRRSRASGGIESSTASMNFRQSKHGQLRELRRELNALVSIAHHRTGKPHGWIHNELRRICGGPPIAAATTDHLLARIEAVRGL, encoded by the coding sequence GTGCGGGCTTATGCAGCGCCCGACACCCAGGCTTTGCGGGGCTGGCAGCGTCGGGCATTGGTACGGTATCTTGCCGCCGCGCCGCGTGATTTCCTGGCTGTCGCAACACCCGGATCGGGCAAGACGGCGTTTGCCCTGCGGGTCGCCGCAGAACTGCTCGGCGAGGGCGTCGTCAACAAGATCACCGTCGTCGTGCCGACCGAACACCTCAAGATCCAGTGGGCCACGGCGGCCGCACGCGTGGGTATCGCGCTCGATCCGAAATTCTCGAACTCGTCGGCGCAGACCTCGTCGGAGTACCACGGGGTCGTCGTCACCTACGCCCAGGTGGCCAAGCACCCCTCCCGCCATCGCGTGCGCACCGAGAACCACCGCACGCTCGTGGTGTTCGACGAGATCCACCACGGCGGCGACGCGAAGAGTTGGGGCGACGCGATCCGTGAGGCATTCGGCGACGCCACCCGTCGCCTGTCACTGACGGGCACACCGTTCCGCAGCGACGACAGCCCGATCCCCTTCGTCAACTACGAGCGCGGTGCCGACGGGCTGATGCACTCGCAGGCAGATCACACCTACGGCTACAGCGACGCGCTGGCCGACGGCGTGGTCCGGCCGGTGGTGTTCATGGCGTATTCGAGCGAGTCGCGGTGGCGCGACAGCGCAGGAGAAGAACACTCGGCACGGCTCGGCGAGCCACTGAGCGCCGAGCAGACGGCACGGGCCTGGCGCACCGCGCTGAATCCCGCCGGTGAGTGGATGCCCGCAGTGATCGCGGCCGCCGACAAGCGGCTGCAGCAGAAACGTCAGCATGTGCCCGACGCCGGCGGGATGATCATCGCCTCCGATCAGACCGCCGCCCGCGCATACGCCGAACTGCTGACCCGTCTCACCGGCGAAGCGCCTACCGTCGTGTTGTCCGACGACAAGGGCTCCTCCGACCGCATCAGCCAGTACTCCGAAGGCACCAGTCGCTGGCTTGTCGCGGTGCGGATGGTCTCCGAGGGCGTGGACGTACCGCGGCTTGCGGTGGGCGTGTACGCGACGAGCGCGTCGACTCCGCTGTTCTTCGCTCAGGTGATCGGCCGGTTCGTCCGGTCGCGACGGTCCGGAGAGACGGCCAGCGTATTCCTGCCCTCGGTGCCCAACCTGCTGCTTCTCGCCAGCGAGATGGAGGCCCAGCGCAACCACGTACTGGGCCGGCCACACCGCGAATCCGACGGCCTCGACGACGAGCTGATCGTCGACGCCCAACAGCAGAAGGACGAGTCCACGGATCTGGACAACGGCTTCGAGATGCTGGGCGCCGACGCCGAGCTTGATCAGGTCATCTTCGACGGATCGTCGTTCGGTACGGCGACTCCGGCGGGTAGCGAGGAAGAGGCCGACTTTCTGGGCATCCCCGGTCTGCTCGACGCGACACAGATGCGCGACTTGTTGCGGCGAAGGCAGGAAGAGCAGCTTGACCGACGGAGCCGCGCCAGCGGCGGCATCGAGTCGAGCACGGCGTCGATGAATTTCCGGCAGTCCAAGCACGGACAGCTGCGTGAGCTTCGCCGCGAACTCAACGCGCTGGTGTCGATCGCCCATCACCGCACTGGGAAGCCGCACGGCTGGATTCACAATGAGCTGCGCAGAATCTGCGGCGGACCGCCGATCGCTGCGGCGACGACCGACCATCTGCTCGCCCGCATCGAGGCGGTGCGCGGTCTCTGA